The genomic segment AAAGGCAGGCTGTCAAATTCATCTATAAATAATATCAAAGGCTTGTCAAACAATCCCCTTGATTTTGAAAACCAGTCAATCCAGTCATCCCATGTTTTCGGCTTTTCAGGTTCAACCTGAAAACCACCGTCTCTTATAACACGGGGAAGCTGCCTGAAAAATACTTCATCAAGGTCATTATGTTCCATAATTACCCCTTGAACCGAAAGACAGCCCACAAGAAATTTCTCACTGTAACAGGATTCAACCTCCTTTTTTACCTGGCGCATAAGCCAGGTCTTGCCTGTCTGCCGGGGTGCCCAGATTGTGAAATAATGTCCTTGTTTATCAGGATTTCCTATTATCTGACTTGTGCATGATTCAACAAGCTCTTTTCTCGGCACACAAAAATGTTCTTCACAGTCAACAGGTCCGTATGAATGGAATGTTCTCATGGTAAAATCTCTTTCAGTTGCTAAGATTATTTTAAAATCTTATTTCTCAATATATCAATTGCTTTCATTATAATGTCCCTGGAATTTTCTGAAATATCCTTCATTTTCCGGTCAGGAGATATTAACTCAATTTCTTTTTTATAGCGGTACATGTCCAATGACTCCAATGTCATATTCAGTTCAACAATATCTTCAAGTTTTAGAATCTTTAGCTGGTAAAGCTTTTGCAGGATTTCCGGCTGATGTGTCAATGCTGCTGCAATATCAAAAATATCCCTTGTGATATTATATTTACGTCTGAATTTTATCTTTTTTGCAATGATCTCATCAATAGTTTCAACATAAAAATCAAATCCTGTCTGCAGTAAGATATTTTTTACTACCCCGCTGTTTAAAATAAGCGGTGAAAGTATAAAATCTACCTTGATGCCGGATTTTGATACCACAAGTCTTATATGATCCGCTGCTTCATGATAGTCATATGAAAATGCGGTTTTATCATTGTCAAGCAGCCATTTGGGAGACAGATAGGGAAAAATCTGTGGGTCTCTGATGAAAATATCAACATCAAAGCTTTTTCTGTGATGAAAATAATACAGAGAAAGCACGGTTCCGCCGCCCCATGACCAGGCTTCAGGCGGAAAACTGTGCAATGCCTCTTTATATGCGACTTCAAAAGCTTCAATCTGTTTTTGAAATGTCTTTAAAAAGCCAGTCAAAGCAGGGATTCCTTTTAACATTGATGTTTTTTAAATAAACTTCATAGAGATGCCGGAGGTTTTCAACAGGGATATTTTTCATTTTAACAAAATCCAGTACATCTTGAGCCGATGCCTCGCTGAACAGGATATTTAAAAAATATTTCTTTCTATTTGTTAATCTTTTGCCTGTAAAAAGCTGTTCAAGTTCTTTTTCAGTATAGTGTTTTGATTTGTCTCCCACTGATTTATTTATGGTTGAAATCAGCATTCTGGGCTTTGAGTTTTTTTCTGGTTTGGGTTCACGGAGTCTATGGTTGTGAATGTTGATTTTATCAATTATTTCTTTATTTTTATCATAGGTCTGC from the Desulfonema limicola genome contains:
- a CDS encoding nucleotidyl transferase AbiEii/AbiGii toxin family protein produces the protein MTGFLKTFQKQIEAFEVAYKEALHSFPPEAWSWGGGTVLSLYYFHHRKSFDVDIFIRDPQIFPYLSPKWLLDNDKTAFSYDYHEAADHIRLVVSKSGIKVDFILSPLILNSGVVKNILLQTGFDFYVETIDEIIAKKIKFRRKYNITRDIFDIAAALTHQPEILQKLYQLKILKLEDIVELNMTLESLDMYRYKKEIELISPDRKMKDISENSRDIIMKAIDILRNKILK
- a CDS encoding HigA family addiction module antitoxin; protein product: MQHPFQYILKKYIQPLGIDQAELRKDLVIGAKALRELYNHQRGITPLTALKFGKYFNIPPELLIRMQAEYDLAQTYDKNKEIIDKINIHNHRLREPKPEKNSKPRMLISTINKSVGDKSKHYTEKELEQLFTGKRLTNRKKYFLNILFSEASAQDVLDFVKMKNIPVENLRHLYEVYLKNINVKRNPCFDWLFKDISKTD